AAATTAAAACAGGAGATACGTTAACAGGTGAGAAGGATAGGGCTATATTAGAGTCTATTACCTTCCCAGAGCCTGTTATTGGGTATTCTATTGAACCAAAGAAACAAGCAGATCAGGATAAACTGACGCTCTCTATTGCTAAATTAATGGAGGAGGATCCTACCCTACGTATGGAAACTGATCGGGAAACGGGTCAAACTATCCTAAAGGGCATGGGAGAGCTGCATTTAGAAATCATTATTGACCGGCTAAAGCGAGAGTTTAAGCTTGAAATTAACCAAGGAGCTCCTCAGGTAGCCTATAAAGAGGCCCTTACCATAACCATAGAACATAAAGAGGTATACAAAAAACAAACAGGCGGTAGAGGTAAATTTGCAGATATTGTTTTTGAGATAGGTCCTAAAGAAAAAACCACTCCCTCATCCGATATGCCTGGTTTAGAATTTATAAATAAAATAGTAGGAGGGGCGATTCCTAAAGAGTTTATACCAGCCATTCAAAAGGGATTTGAAGCAGCTATGGATAATGGTCCTTTGGCTAATTATCCAGTAGAATCGATGCGGGTCAAGCTACTACATGGCTCTTACCATGAGGTTGATTCAGATTCCTTATCTTTTGAATTAGCTGCTAGAGCTGGCTTTAGGGCTGCTGCACAAAAGGCATCCCCTGTTCTATTAGAACCTATTATGGCGGTGGAAGTAGCTACACCTGATGCATTCACAGGCCCCGTAACAGGGGATCTTAACAGAAGAAGAGGTATTATGAGGGGAATGAACAACAAAGGAGGCGCTCAAATTATTAAAGCAGATGTTCCATTGGCGGAACTATTTGGCTATGTTACTGATCTACGGACTATTACATCAGGTAGAGCCTCTGCTTCACTCACTTTCTCTCATTATGAACCTGTTTCTAAAAACTTAGCAGAAAATATTATCAATAAAGCTAAAGGCATAACATTATAAATAATAGCATTACTATCGTATACCTATGAAGCAAAAAATTCGGATTAAGCTTAAGTCATTTGACGCTATGCTTTTAGATAAATCAGCAAAGCGCATTGTTAAGGCAGTAAAGGCTACCAAAACTGTTGTAAATGGTCCTATACCTCTTCCGTGTAAGAAAGAGGTATATACTGTATTACGTTCTCCTCATATTGATAAAAAATCGCGCGAACAGTTTCAACTTTGTACGCATAAAAGGTTAATAGACATCTATTACAGTAGCGCAAAGGCAGTAGACGCACTGACGAAATTAGAGCTCCCAAGCGGTGTGGAAGTGAAAATTGAAGCGTAGGGCACTACTGCGTACGCTTTATCTATCCTATTGAACCTGTATAGCAGGTCGACAGTTAGGCAACCTAATCATTAAAGTAGCTCATAGCAGTAGCTAAGGGCTTTCCATAAATATAAGATTGTACAAACAGCCTTGTCTACTCATATGCTACAGTTAGCGTTCCTTTGTATACTTTAATGATCCTATCAAAGGAGACTAATTTTATGCTCCTATGGATAATGTACAGGATAATTTTATCTCTTAAATATTCAAAAAGTATAGGAATAAGTTGTGATTATTTATGGTAATCAACTACTAATATTGATTCATTGAATAGCATACATGGTGTATTTTTCAATATCGTACCTGCAATACATATCTTTTGTCTTTGTCCACCTGATAATTTTAATCCAGAGCTTTCAGCATGCATCCTATATTCATCTGTTAAAAAAGAGATAAAATCGTGACAACGTGCCTTTTTAGCTGCTTCTACAACTTCTTGATAAAAGGCAAAATAGAACCTCATACTTTTGAGCTATTTTTAAGCATAGAAAAGGTATAAGAACATACCCTAACTAAGGTCTATTCACTACAAACCAATGGACTTTGTGAGCGTTTTAGATGACTTACAACAAGACTTAGATAGTTGGTTGCATTACTATAACCATGCACAACCCCACTCTGGGAAGTATGGTATCATGTCTATATTATAGACTAGTTACCTACCTAACGAGCAAAATTAGTTTATTTATTTTATAGCCGTTCTCTTTATTTTTATGACTTATTCATAATATAAATTATTTATAAATTTTTTACCTCTTAAGCTATATATGCCTATTCCATTTATTATTTGAACAAAAATACAATGGTGTCTGGTAAATGAGCGGTTAACTACTTGCAAGGAATTTAATGTTATGCTATGTATGGGACATAATCTATGACTTATCACAAGAAAAACACTCCTAACATACACATAATCATTCAGAACTATTTTATACACTAAGCATTTCTCTCTCAGAACAATTATACCTATATAATAATGGTCAGCTGAAATAGAACCTAACCTACCATTTGAGTGTAAAAAAGTAGACAAAAAATAAACCTATTGTGTAATAAATACTTCAGGGAAGACGAAGTACCCAAGCTCCCTTAAGAAGGCAACTGCCTTTTACCTTGTAACGCACGTTCTAATTCTTTATGACATGCTACATGACCATTCTGCAATGCTAAATAATCCGCTGTTTTATTAAATTTATTGCGCTTCTTTAAAGAAGCCGAAGCGTTAATCAACGTACGTACAATGGAAAGGTGTCCATTTTGTGCAGCCAAGTGCAAGGGCGTATTGGCGTAGTTATCTACTGCATCAATATCTGATTGGGTAGATGCAGCTAATATAGCTCTCACAGAGACCAAGCAGCCATTTTGTGCAGCAGTATGTAAGGGCGTTTCTCCTGTTTTCCTTCTAGTTTT
Above is a window of Candidatus Cardinium hertigii DNA encoding:
- the rpsJ gene encoding 30S ribosomal protein S10; amino-acid sequence: MKQKIRIKLKSFDAMLLDKSAKRIVKAVKATKTVVNGPIPLPCKKEVYTVLRSPHIDKKSREQFQLCTHKRLIDIYYSSAKAVDALTKLELPSGVEVKIEA
- a CDS encoding ATP-binding cassette domain-containing protein, which gives rise to MRFYFAFYQEVVEAAKKARCHDFISFLTDEYRMHAESSGLKLSGGQRQKICIAGTILKNTPCMLFNESILVVDYHK